A part of Drosophila ananassae strain 14024-0371.13 chromosome 2R, ASM1763931v2, whole genome shotgun sequence genomic DNA contains:
- the LOC6493785 gene encoding larval cuticle protein 65Ag1, translating into MKFAIVLFALFALAVAAPAGPEVTILRSESDVGPESFKYGWETSDGQSAQADGHLNNVGTENESLAVRGSFSFVADDGQTYTVNYVADENGFQPQGAHLPVAPEA; encoded by the exons ATGAAATTCGCCATCGTCCTGTTCGCCCTCTTCGCCCTGGCCGTGGCCGCCCCCGCTGGTCCGGAAGTTACGATCCTGCGGTCGGAGTCTGACGTCGGACCCGAGAGCTTCAAATACGG CTGGGAGACCAGCGATGGTCAGTCCGCTCAGGCTGACGGACACCTGAACAACGTTGGAACCGAGAACGAGTCCCTCGCCGTCCGTGGCTCTTTCTCCTTCGTGGCTGATGATGGTCAGACCTACACCGTGAACTACGTCGCCGATGAGAACGGATTCCAGCCCCAGGGTGCCCATCTGCCAGTTGCCCCCGAGGCCTAA